DNA from Sphingomonas sp. IW22:
CTCGAATAGCTTGAAGGCGATGAAGTCCATTCCCGCGGTGTCGGATTGGACCAGGGTGACCGAATGATGATCGAATTCATCCGCTCCCTTGAGGAACGCCCGCCGGTCCTCCTCCCCGACCTTGTAGAGGCCAAGACGGTCGACATAATGGGTTAGCGCCTCCCCTATATCCATAACGCGGATTTGGACCAGGCCAGGCCGCAAGATACCCTTCATCGCCATTTCATTCTCCTATCCCATTTTGGACTTGGCCTGGACGCGGCCAATTGATTGGCCATGGCTCAATCACCCTCGTTAAGATCGGCCGGCACCCGCCGGGTGATCGGGATGATCGCTCTTTTGTTCTTTGCGAAAACCAAACCCCAAATGCCATCAGGCGCCTTGAGCATCATGCCGATCGCAACAAGGCCGAGGATGATCTGGTAAAGTGTGCCGAGGTCGGAGAGCAGTTCACGCAGGATGATAAAGAGCACGACACCTAGGAGCGGCCCCTCGATCGTGCCGAACCCGCCGATCACGACCATGAAAATGACGAAGGCCGTCCAGTCGACGACGTTGAACTGTGCATCGGGAGAGACGCGCAGCTTCTGCATCACGACCACCGCGCCGATGAGGCTGGTCATCATGCCGGCAAGGCAAAATAGCGCGAATTTGATCGGACGAACATGAACGCCAAGACTTTCCGCGCCGATCTCGCTGTCGCGCAGGGCCCGCAACGCCAGTCCCCAACGCGACCGCAACGCCAGAACGCTGACGACCAGACAGGTCGCGGCGATCACGAAGCTTACCTCATAGATCATCGCGTTACGCATATCGCGCGAGGGCGACAGCGCGCGCAGCACGCTCAGGGGGAGGCTCGAACCCGACCCACCGCCCAGAGCCGGAATGCTCATGACCGCAAGGCGCAAGACCTCCGCAATCGCCCAGGTTCCGATCGCGAAATAGGCGCCCCGCAGACGCAAGGCGAGCAGCGCGATAGGCACGGAGGCCAGCAGACCGACAAGGGCCACCAGCGGAAGCGCCGCCAGCAACGGCACTCCGCCCAGCACACACAGCGCGAAGAGCGTATAGCCGCCAATGCCGATGAACGCCTGCTGGCCGACACTCAGCAATCCGCCATAGCTGGACGGTTCGAAGAACCTCTGGCGCTGAGGATGCGGATATGATTCTGGTTGTCTCGTGATGTAAGCGAGGGACATGGGGTGGATCAGCGGGGATTTTTCGATGTTGAGGATCGGCTTTC
Protein-coding regions in this window:
- a CDS encoding branched-chain amino acid ABC transporter permease, producing KPILNIEKSPLIHPMSLAYITRQPESYPHPQRQRFFEPSSYGGLLSVGQQAFIGIGGYTLFALCVLGGVPLLAALPLVALVGLLASVPIALLALRLRGAYFAIGTWAIAEVLRLAVMSIPALGGGSGSSLPLSVLRALSPSRDMRNAMIYEVSFVIAATCLVVSVLALRSRWGLALRALRDSEIGAESLGVHVRPIKFALFCLAGMMTSLIGAVVVMQKLRVSPDAQFNVVDWTAFVIFMVVIGGFGTIEGPLLGVVLFIILRELLSDLGTLYQIILGLVAIGMMLKAPDGIWGLVFAKNKRAIIPITRRVPADLNEGD